A DNA window from Halomicrobium mukohataei DSM 12286 contains the following coding sequences:
- a CDS encoding sulfatase, translated as MHSETGVSNVVLVTVDSLRADAIGPYDSDRHTPVMDELAQRGTVFERAFANGNWTPFSFPSMLASSPVFADDGQIGVTGVETLAETLADAGFDTGGFNAANGFLTEHWGYDDGFDEFDSFVASVGSSIYSRYLATHPTVEAWLQLATSPFRRARSWLSSADSHRPFLDTSRMFDVEQGATSFLESASEPFFLWIHYMDAHTPYVPAPRYIREVSADRFGTHRMVLAHLHAGLGWEVGDRTLGNLRTLYQSAVRQVDDSLGRVLDALSEHGHDDDTAVVLAGDHGEEFQDHGHLAHYPKLYDELIRVPLIVDVPGAESRRVERQVGLDSLPPTVADLAGVSPPAEWRGDSLAPAVLDGEEPADEPVVSVTVRGEDVTDQPIPRSLDDGDLLVSVRDRDWSYIENVDTGDRELYHRPSDPGQQDDRSDGPDAEARAVIEAFEPLVDAHADLLHAAEQSEIDDEMDEDLDARLEALGYK; from the coding sequence ATGCACTCCGAAACCGGCGTCTCGAACGTCGTCCTCGTCACGGTCGACTCGCTCCGTGCGGACGCCATCGGTCCGTACGACAGCGACCGCCACACACCCGTCATGGACGAACTCGCCCAGCGGGGGACGGTCTTCGAGCGCGCCTTCGCCAACGGAAACTGGACTCCCTTCTCGTTTCCCTCGATGCTGGCCTCCTCGCCGGTGTTCGCCGACGACGGCCAGATCGGCGTCACGGGCGTCGAGACGCTCGCGGAGACGCTCGCGGACGCGGGCTTCGACACCGGCGGTTTCAACGCCGCCAACGGATTCCTGACCGAACACTGGGGATACGACGACGGCTTCGACGAGTTCGACTCCTTCGTCGCCAGCGTGGGCTCCAGCATCTACAGTCGCTATCTCGCGACCCATCCGACCGTGGAGGCCTGGCTCCAGCTGGCGACCTCGCCGTTTCGCCGCGCCCGCTCGTGGCTCTCGTCGGCGGACAGCCACCGTCCGTTCCTCGACACCTCGCGGATGTTCGACGTGGAACAGGGGGCGACCTCGTTCCTCGAATCGGCCTCGGAGCCGTTCTTCCTGTGGATCCACTACATGGACGCCCACACGCCGTACGTTCCGGCCCCGCGGTACATCCGGGAGGTGTCTGCCGACCGCTTCGGGACCCACCGGATGGTCCTGGCGCACCTCCACGCCGGGCTGGGCTGGGAGGTCGGCGACCGGACGCTTGGCAACCTCCGGACGCTCTATCAGAGCGCCGTCCGGCAGGTCGACGACAGCCTCGGACGAGTGCTCGACGCGCTGTCGGAACACGGCCACGACGACGACACCGCCGTCGTACTGGCCGGCGACCACGGCGAGGAGTTCCAGGACCACGGCCACCTGGCACACTACCCGAAGCTGTACGACGAGCTGATCCGCGTGCCGCTGATCGTCGACGTACCGGGCGCAGAGAGTCGGCGCGTCGAGAGACAGGTCGGTCTCGACTCGCTCCCACCGACGGTGGCCGACCTCGCGGGCGTCTCTCCGCCAGCGGAGTGGCGCGGGGACTCGCTCGCCCCCGCCGTCCTCGACGGCGAGGAACCGGCCGACGAGCCGGTCGTCTCGGTCACGGTCAGGGGCGAGGACGTCACCGACCAGCCCATCCCGCGGTCGCTCGACGACGGCGACCTCCTCGTCAGCGTCCGCGACCGCGACTGGAGTTACATCGAGAACGTCGACACCGGCGACCGGGAGCTGTACCACCGGCCCTCGGACCCCGGCCAACAGGACGACCGCTCCGACGGTCCCGACGCCGAGGCCAGGGCCGTGATCGAGGCGTTCGAGCCCCTCGTCGACGCCCACGCAGACCTGCTGCACGCGGCAGAGCAAAGCGAGATCGACGACGAGATGGACGAGGATCTGGACGCCAGACTGGAGGCGCTCGGCTACAAGTAG
- a CDS encoding VOC family protein — protein MTDAPPTPGIHHVTCIAGDPQRNLDFWVETLGLRLVKRSINQDDPETYHFFFADAEGTPGTSMTFFPWENLRQGKVGSGQVSRTAFRVPEGSLDYWEDRFEEYGVDYDDRVERFGSETQRASDSASGDEPRAETVLPFRDPDGLPVELVAVEIPDDDPTVPWTEFVPESAAIRGFHSVTLLVADPQPTMELLETMGLERSDTEAAQGDTPGDERTRFEAAGTVGRYVDVLPTIEGGRQGHGTVHHVAFQTPTDADQEAMRQAVQSAGLRPTAQIDRHWFRSVYFREHAGILFELATSGPGYTDDEPLDDLGGRLVLPGEFEDRREAIEAALTDVTVPRGESAAAED, from the coding sequence ATGACAGACGCGCCGCCGACACCCGGCATCCACCACGTCACCTGCATCGCGGGCGATCCCCAGCGGAACCTCGACTTCTGGGTCGAGACGCTGGGACTCCGCCTCGTCAAGCGATCGATCAACCAGGACGACCCGGAGACGTACCACTTCTTCTTCGCCGACGCCGAGGGCACGCCCGGCACGAGTATGACCTTCTTCCCCTGGGAGAACCTCCGCCAGGGGAAGGTCGGCTCCGGACAGGTCTCTCGGACGGCGTTTCGAGTCCCCGAGGGGAGTCTCGACTACTGGGAGGATCGCTTCGAGGAGTACGGCGTCGACTACGACGACCGCGTCGAGCGCTTCGGCAGCGAGACGCAACGCGCCTCGGACAGCGCGAGCGGTGACGAACCGCGAGCGGAGACAGTCCTCCCCTTCCGGGACCCGGACGGACTCCCGGTCGAGCTCGTCGCCGTGGAGATCCCCGACGACGACCCGACAGTCCCCTGGACCGAGTTCGTCCCCGAGTCGGCGGCGATCCGGGGCTTTCACTCGGTGACGCTGTTGGTCGCCGATCCCCAGCCGACGATGGAGCTACTGGAGACGATGGGACTGGAACGGAGCGACACCGAAGCGGCCCAGGGCGACACGCCGGGCGACGAGCGGACCCGGTTCGAGGCAGCGGGGACCGTCGGCCGGTACGTCGACGTGTTGCCGACGATCGAGGGCGGTCGCCAGGGCCACGGGACGGTCCACCACGTCGCCTTCCAGACGCCCACCGACGCAGACCAGGAGGCGATGCGCCAGGCCGTCCAGTCGGCCGGACTGCGTCCGACCGCCCAGATCGACCGCCACTGGTTCCGCTCGGTGTACTTCCGGGAGCACGCGGGGATCCTGTTCGAGTTGGCGACCAGCGGACCGGGGTACACCGACGACGAACCGCTCGACGACCTGGGCGGCCGTCTCGTCCTCCCCGGGGAGTTCGAGGACCGCCGCGAGGCGATCGAGGCCGCGTTGACCGACGTGACGGTCCCCCGCGGCGAGTCCGCCGCGGCGGAAGACTGA
- a CDS encoding GtrA family protein, whose protein sequence is MVRNLLRNLHSGPLALQLRRFVAVGTVAAGVQQVLLWIFVTFGELNYLVGATIAIEITIIFQYVLNNAWTFEATQNTGRREFFAGLLKTNVVRGSAIPIQLGILYALVEWGSLLYLVANGIAIVISGVYRYVLDARWTWGQA, encoded by the coding sequence ATGGTCCGGAACCTGCTTCGCAACCTCCATAGCGGTCCGCTCGCCCTGCAACTGCGCCGGTTCGTCGCCGTCGGGACCGTCGCGGCCGGCGTCCAGCAGGTGTTGCTGTGGATCTTCGTCACGTTCGGCGAACTGAACTACCTCGTCGGCGCGACGATCGCCATCGAGATCACGATCATCTTCCAGTACGTCCTCAACAACGCCTGGACGTTCGAGGCGACGCAGAACACCGGTCGGCGCGAGTTCTTCGCCGGCTTGCTCAAGACCAACGTGGTCCGTGGCTCCGCGATCCCGATCCAACTCGGGATCCTCTACGCCCTCGTCGAGTGGGGCAGTCTGCTCTATCTGGTTGCCAACGGGATCGCTATCGTGATCAGCGGTGTCTACCGGTACGTTCTCGACGCACGCTGGACGTGGGGTCAGGCGTAG
- a CDS encoding tRNA pseudouridine(54/55) synthase Pus10, with protein sequence MTLLDDARAAAATGPLCDSCLGRLFAERSFGLTNTERGRALRTTIALDDDEPYDPPEDCWVCEGETARFDELAERAAAAVQGYEFATYQLGTRVPPLLEENDQLLREDVGLDGSEPDADHDDREAFAGEQLKTEFNREVGRRVGDLTGGEVDFERPDVQLTIDLATDEIDVQVNSAFVYGRYRKLERDIPQTKWPCNECGATGLKRGAECSGCDGTGYRYPESVEQLSAPVVLDAMDGEEAVFHGAGREDVDALMLGSGRPFVIEIKEPRRRDVDADALEAEINDFADGKVEVEGLRRATHDMVARVKEHEASKTYRMDVAFDEPIEEVTLDDAFAAIDGATIEQRTPQRVDHRRADITRTRDVYDISGELDDARNADIEVHGAGGLYVKELISGDEGRTQPNLADEVGTGAVVTALDVLDVEGEAESFEQPEFFVDA encoded by the coding sequence ATGACACTCCTCGACGACGCCCGGGCCGCCGCCGCGACCGGCCCGCTCTGTGACTCCTGTCTGGGCCGGCTGTTCGCCGAGCGGAGCTTCGGCCTGACAAACACGGAGCGCGGTCGGGCGCTGCGGACGACGATCGCGCTCGACGACGACGAGCCCTACGACCCGCCCGAAGACTGCTGGGTCTGTGAGGGCGAGACGGCGCGGTTCGACGAACTGGCCGAGCGAGCCGCGGCCGCGGTCCAGGGCTACGAGTTCGCTACCTACCAGCTCGGCACTCGGGTGCCGCCGCTGCTGGAGGAGAACGACCAGCTGCTCCGCGAGGACGTGGGACTGGACGGTAGCGAGCCCGACGCCGACCACGACGACCGCGAGGCCTTCGCCGGCGAACAGCTCAAGACGGAGTTCAACCGCGAGGTCGGCCGCCGCGTCGGCGACCTGACCGGTGGGGAGGTCGACTTCGAGCGCCCGGACGTACAGCTGACGATCGACCTCGCGACCGACGAGATCGACGTGCAGGTCAACTCCGCGTTCGTCTACGGACGCTACCGGAAGCTCGAACGGGACATCCCACAGACGAAGTGGCCCTGCAACGAGTGTGGCGCGACCGGGCTCAAGCGCGGCGCGGAGTGTTCGGGCTGTGACGGCACTGGCTATCGGTACCCCGAGAGCGTCGAGCAACTGTCCGCGCCGGTCGTCCTCGACGCGATGGACGGCGAGGAGGCGGTCTTCCACGGAGCCGGTCGCGAGGACGTGGACGCCCTGATGCTCGGGAGCGGTCGTCCCTTCGTCATCGAGATCAAAGAGCCCCGCCGCCGCGACGTCGACGCCGACGCCCTCGAAGCGGAGATCAACGACTTCGCCGACGGCAAGGTCGAGGTCGAGGGGCTCCGGCGCGCGACCCACGACATGGTCGCCCGCGTCAAGGAACACGAGGCCTCCAAGACCTACCGCATGGACGTGGCGTTCGACGAGCCGATCGAGGAGGTGACGCTCGACGACGCCTTCGCAGCGATCGACGGCGCGACGATCGAACAGCGCACCCCCCAGCGCGTCGACCACCGTCGTGCCGACATCACCCGGACTCGCGACGTGTACGACATCTCGGGCGAACTCGACGACGCCCGCAACGCCGACATCGAGGTCCACGGGGCCGGCGGACTCTACGTGAAGGAGCTGATCTCCGGCGACGAGGGCCGCACCCAGCCCAACCTCGCCGACGAGGTCGGCACCGGCGCGGTCGTGACGGCGCTGGACGTGCTCGACGTGGAAGGGGAAGCGGAGTCGTTCGAACAGCCGGAGTTCTTCGTCGACGCGTGA
- a CDS encoding undecaprenyl-diphosphate phosphatase — translation MNVDDAVVAALVGLAQGVLEWLPVSSEGGVAILVTALTGSTPAVATQLALFVHAGTACSALAYYRTEVGTVLASLREWSPRTAFEDDTADLSFLALATLATGVTGLPALLVLETVVSELTGGAFVVLVGGLLVLTGLLQRFAAWVSLGTSETPDWLDAVLVGGLQGIAILPGISRSGTTVSALLLRGHEGESSLRLSFLLSIPAALGANAIVVLREGVPVVSPAAAAAALAVSAVAGYLTVGALVSLVRRVPFWAVCVGFGGLAMLGGGLLVV, via the coding sequence ATGAACGTCGACGACGCCGTCGTCGCCGCGCTCGTCGGGCTGGCACAGGGCGTCCTCGAATGGTTGCCCGTCTCCAGTGAGGGGGGCGTAGCGATCCTCGTCACCGCGCTCACCGGCTCGACGCCCGCCGTGGCGACACAGCTCGCGCTGTTCGTCCACGCCGGCACCGCGTGCTCGGCGCTGGCGTACTACCGGACGGAAGTCGGGACGGTGCTCGCTTCGCTGCGGGAGTGGTCCCCTCGGACCGCGTTCGAGGACGACACGGCGGACCTCTCCTTTCTCGCCCTCGCGACGCTGGCGACGGGCGTGACCGGGCTACCGGCTCTGCTGGTCCTAGAGACCGTCGTCTCGGAGCTGACCGGCGGCGCGTTCGTCGTCCTCGTCGGGGGCCTGCTGGTCCTGACGGGACTGCTCCAGCGGTTCGCCGCCTGGGTGTCGCTGGGCACGAGCGAGACGCCCGACTGGCTCGACGCCGTGCTGGTGGGCGGGTTGCAGGGAATCGCGATCCTTCCGGGAATCTCCCGGTCGGGGACGACCGTCAGCGCGTTGCTGTTGCGCGGCCACGAGGGCGAGTCGTCGCTCCGACTTTCCTTCCTGCTGTCGATCCCGGCGGCCCTCGGCGCGAACGCGATCGTCGTCCTCAGAGAGGGCGTGCCGGTCGTCTCGCCGGCGGCCGCCGCGGCCGCGCTGGCGGTGAGTGCCGTCGCGGGCTACCTCACAGTCGGGGCGCTCGTCAGTCTCGTCCGGCGCG
- a CDS encoding NADH:flavin oxidoreductase/NADH oxidase encodes MTADLLTPLELRETELPNRLMVSPMCQYSVEDRDGVATPWHLVHLGSRAVGGAGLVMAEATAVEPRGRITPEDLGIWSDEHAAALQETTAFVRSQGAVPGIQLAHAGRKASKSRPWEGSAPLSPDEGGWEVVGPTDRPWPHDDEPPATDRLSVDEIEGIVDSFRAAAERARDAGFLVAEVHAAHGYLLHEFLSPVTNDRTDEYGGSFENRARIVREVTRAVRSVWPDDRPVFVRLSGTDWLPDRESWTVEQSARLADALADDGADLIDVSSGGIVPESAPDWVGPNFQLSLAEHVRQNSSGVAVGTVGGITTAQQADAIVRNDRADLAIVGREFLRNPYFGLHAARELGAGDRNEPPAQYQRAFQ; translated from the coding sequence ATGACAGCAGACCTCTTGACACCCCTGGAGCTACGGGAGACGGAACTTCCGAACCGGCTGATGGTTTCCCCGATGTGTCAGTACTCCGTCGAAGATCGGGACGGGGTCGCGACGCCGTGGCACCTCGTCCACCTGGGTTCGCGGGCCGTCGGCGGCGCGGGCCTCGTGATGGCCGAAGCGACGGCCGTCGAGCCCCGCGGTCGGATCACGCCCGAGGATCTCGGTATCTGGAGCGACGAACACGCCGCGGCGCTTCAAGAGACGACGGCGTTCGTCCGCTCGCAGGGCGCGGTGCCGGGCATCCAGTTGGCCCACGCCGGCCGCAAAGCCTCGAAGAGCCGTCCCTGGGAGGGTAGCGCCCCCCTCTCGCCCGACGAGGGCGGTTGGGAGGTCGTCGGACCGACCGATCGACCGTGGCCCCACGACGACGAGCCCCCGGCGACCGATCGCCTCTCGGTCGACGAGATCGAGGGGATCGTCGACTCGTTCCGCGCGGCCGCCGAACGTGCCCGTGACGCGGGGTTCCTCGTCGCGGAGGTCCACGCGGCCCACGGCTACCTCCTCCACGAGTTCCTCTCGCCGGTCACCAACGACCGGACCGACGAGTACGGCGGGAGCTTCGAGAACCGCGCTCGGATCGTCCGAGAGGTAACGCGAGCGGTCAGATCGGTCTGGCCCGACGACCGCCCGGTGTTCGTCCGGCTCTCCGGGACGGACTGGCTCCCCGACCGCGAGTCGTGGACGGTCGAGCAGTCGGCCCGCCTCGCGGACGCCCTCGCCGACGACGGCGCGGACCTGATAGACGTCTCCAGCGGCGGCATCGTCCCCGAATCGGCTCCCGACTGGGTGGGGCCGAACTTCCAGCTCTCGCTGGCCGAACACGTCCGCCAGAACAGTTCCGGCGTCGCCGTCGGGACCGTCGGCGGGATCACGACGGCCCAGCAGGCCGACGCGATCGTCCGCAACGACCGGGCGGATCTGGCTATCGTCGGCCGGGAGTTCCTCCGGAACCCCTACTTCGGTCTCCACGCCGCCCGCGAACTCGGCGCTGGCGACCGCAACGAACCGCCGGCACAGTACCAGCGGGCGTTCCAGTAG